In the genome of Streptomyces globosus, one region contains:
- a CDS encoding TspO/MBR family protein, with amino-acid sequence MDTAGARAAARRPLPLLLVLLAATYAVAAVGALAGSDAREVYASLRLPAWAPPPWLFGPVWTVLYATIAVAAWLVVLRGRPELRRPALLWWSLQLLLNLAWTPLFFTAGRYGLALAEICLLLAAVAATVAVFAKAYRPAALLLVPYALWVAFATVLNASIWLLNR; translated from the coding sequence ATGGACACCGCCGGAGCACGCGCCGCCGCCAGGCGCCCCCTGCCGCTGCTGCTCGTCCTGCTCGCCGCGACGTACGCCGTCGCCGCCGTCGGCGCCCTCGCCGGCAGCGACGCCCGCGAGGTGTACGCCTCCCTGCGGCTGCCCGCCTGGGCACCGCCCCCGTGGCTTTTCGGGCCCGTGTGGACCGTCCTCTACGCGACCATCGCGGTCGCCGCCTGGCTCGTCGTCCTCCGGGGCCGCCCCGAGCTGCGGCGCCCGGCGCTCCTGTGGTGGTCCCTCCAACTGCTGCTGAACCTCGCCTGGACGCCGCTGTTCTTCACCGCCGGCCGGTACGGGCTCGCGCTCGCCGAGATCTGCCTGCTCCTGGCGGCGGTGGCCGCGACGGTCGCCGTCTTCGCGAAGGCCTACCGGCCGGCCGCGCTGCTCCTCGTCCCGTACGCCCTGTGGGTGGCGTTCGCGACCGTCCTCAACGCCTCCATCTGGCTCCTCAACCGCTGA
- a CDS encoding GYD domain-containing protein, protein MPLYLSRFGYTPQTWARLTGHPEDRAQAARSYIESVGGKLHGFWYAFGTHDGYSLWEAPDNVSMAAVALAISGGGALSSFETTVLLTVDETLDALRKAGQIDYRAPGAEG, encoded by the coding sequence ATGCCGCTCTACCTGTCGAGGTTCGGCTACACACCGCAGACATGGGCGAGGCTGACCGGGCACCCCGAGGACCGCGCGCAGGCCGCCCGCTCGTACATCGAGTCCGTCGGCGGGAAGCTCCACGGCTTCTGGTACGCCTTCGGCACGCACGACGGCTACAGCCTGTGGGAGGCCCCGGACAACGTCTCCATGGCCGCGGTGGCGCTGGCGATCAGCGGGGGAGGGGCGCTCAGCTCGTTCGAGACCACCGTCCTGCTGACCGTCGACGAGACCCTGGACGCCCTGCGCAAAGCAGGGCAGATCGACTACAGGGCCCCCGGCGCCGAGGGGTGA
- a CDS encoding cytochrome P450 family protein, protein MSDPPVLLPYADPAFVANPFPLYRQLREEGPVRRALIAGGLEAWLVTRYEDALAALSDSRLSSDVRDAADTRLQQQLPATERESLLGTMLRSDPPDHTRLRRLVSKAFTARRVAAMRPRIQALTDGLLDAVVPTGRADLVADFALPLPVTVISEMLGVPVDDRHDFQHWTDRMVMRGAEPPDPAAVEEAWRHMHGYVTGLIQAKRAHPLDDLLSALITARDEDRQLTEPELVAMVFLLLAAGYITTVNLIAGGIATLLDHPDQLDLLRADPGLLPGAVEELLRYDGPVSPGIARFAREDVEIAGVAIPRGATVLIASAIADRDPARFPDPELLDITRKDNPHLAFGHGIHYCLGAPLARLEGQIAIGTALRRLPGLALAVPRAELPWRPGGLRGPQALPVTFTPGEKADPAPLG, encoded by the coding sequence GTGAGTGACCCGCCCGTCCTGCTGCCCTATGCCGACCCCGCCTTCGTGGCGAACCCGTTCCCGCTGTACCGGCAGCTGCGCGAGGAGGGACCGGTCCGCCGCGCCCTCATCGCAGGCGGCCTCGAAGCCTGGCTCGTCACCCGCTACGAGGACGCACTCGCGGCCCTGAGCGACTCGCGCCTCAGCAGCGACGTCCGCGACGCCGCCGACACCCGCCTCCAGCAGCAGCTGCCCGCCACCGAGCGCGAGTCCCTGCTCGGCACCATGCTCCGCAGCGACCCGCCCGACCACACCCGGCTGCGCCGCCTGGTCTCCAAGGCGTTCACCGCCCGCCGCGTCGCCGCCATGCGGCCGCGCATCCAGGCTCTCACCGACGGCCTGCTCGACGCCGTCGTCCCGACCGGCCGCGCCGACCTCGTCGCCGACTTCGCGCTGCCGCTGCCCGTCACCGTGATCAGCGAGATGCTCGGCGTACCCGTGGACGACCGCCACGACTTCCAGCACTGGACCGACCGCATGGTCATGCGGGGCGCGGAGCCGCCGGACCCGGCCGCCGTCGAGGAGGCCTGGCGGCACATGCACGGCTACGTGACCGGCCTCATCCAGGCCAAGCGGGCACACCCCCTCGACGACCTGCTGAGCGCCCTCATCACCGCCCGCGACGAGGACCGGCAGCTGACGGAGCCCGAACTCGTCGCCATGGTGTTCCTGCTGCTCGCCGCCGGCTACATCACGACCGTCAACCTGATCGCCGGCGGCATCGCCACCCTGCTCGACCACCCCGACCAGCTGGACCTGCTCCGCGCCGACCCCGGCCTGCTGCCCGGCGCCGTCGAGGAGCTCCTCCGCTACGACGGCCCGGTCAGCCCCGGCATCGCCCGCTTCGCCCGCGAGGACGTCGAGATCGCAGGCGTGGCGATCCCGCGCGGCGCGACCGTCCTGATCGCCTCGGCCATCGCCGACCGCGACCCGGCCCGCTTCCCCGATCCCGAACTCCTCGACATCACCCGCAAGGACAACCCCCACCTGGCCTTCGGGCACGGCATCCACTACTGCCTGGGCGCACCGCTCGCCAGGCTGGAGGGGCAGATCGCCATCGGCACCGCCCTGCGCCGGCTCCCGGGCCTCGCCCTCGCCGTCCCCCGCGCCGAACTCCCCTGGCGCCCCGGCGGACTGCGCGGCCCCCAGGCCCTGCCCGTCACCTTCACCCCGGGGGAGAAGGCCGACCCGGCGCCCCTCGGCTGA
- the bla gene encoding class A beta-lactamase, producing the protein MHMTTTRRTALAIGAGAALAAALPAGTAHATGARGGAGAGAGTGAVVPALRALEREYGARLGVYAWDTATGRTAAYGADALFPQCSLFKTLAAAAVMRRFDRDGEYLAKRIHYTQADVTRAGGGEITRREENIAAGLTVAELCSAAIAHSDNTAGNLLLEELGGPTAITSFCRSLGDPVTRLDRWEPELNSAEPWVSTDTTSPRAIARTYARLVLGDALRPRHRELLTGWLLGNTTSRDRLRAGLPADWAVADKTGAGSYAVNNNVGIAWPPGRPPVVIAVLSTKPEAAAQREDSLVARAAGLAVRKSA; encoded by the coding sequence ATCCACATGACGACGACTCGGCGTACGGCCCTGGCCATCGGGGCGGGGGCCGCACTGGCCGCCGCCTTACCGGCGGGAACGGCGCACGCGACAGGCGCGCGCGGCGGTGCGGGTGCGGGGGCGGGTACGGGGGCGGTCGTGCCGGCGCTGCGCGCGCTGGAGCGCGAGTACGGGGCGCGCCTGGGCGTGTACGCCTGGGACACCGCCACCGGGCGGACGGCGGCGTACGGGGCCGACGCGCTGTTCCCGCAGTGTTCGCTGTTCAAGACCCTCGCGGCGGCCGCGGTGATGCGGCGGTTCGACCGGGACGGGGAGTACCTGGCCAAGCGGATCCACTACACGCAGGCGGACGTCACCCGGGCGGGCGGCGGCGAGATCACGCGGCGGGAGGAGAACATCGCCGCGGGTCTGACGGTGGCCGAGCTGTGCTCCGCCGCCATCGCGCACAGCGACAACACGGCCGGGAACCTGCTGCTGGAGGAGCTGGGCGGGCCCACCGCGATCACCTCCTTCTGCCGGTCCCTGGGCGACCCGGTGACGCGGCTGGACCGGTGGGAGCCGGAGCTGAACTCCGCCGAGCCCTGGGTGTCGACCGACACCACCAGCCCCCGCGCGATCGCGCGGACGTACGCCCGCCTGGTGCTCGGCGACGCCCTCCGCCCGCGGCACCGGGAGCTGCTGACCGGCTGGCTGCTCGGGAACACCACCAGCAGGGACCGGCTCCGGGCCGGCCTGCCCGCGGACTGGGCCGTGGCGGACAAGACCGGGGCCGGGTCGTACGCCGTCAACAACAACGTCGGCATCGCGTGGCCGCCCGGCCGGCCGCCGGTGGTGATCGCCGTCCTCAGCACCAAGCCGGAGGCGGCGGCGCAGCGGGAGGACTCCCTGGTGGCCCGGGCGGCCGGTCTGGCGGTCCGGAAGTCGGCCTGA
- a CDS encoding ABC transporter ATP-binding protein has protein sequence MTNGKVEKSDGSTPLKTAAGVAAGVIVGLGLIALLWRAGWRVPFVTGWLSLKIAVKVGVLTVGGLIAFEAWRRKRRTAERDCEAPPPS, from the coding sequence ATGACAAATGGAAAGGTGGAGAAGTCCGACGGCTCCACACCCCTCAAGACCGCCGCGGGCGTCGCCGCCGGCGTCATCGTCGGCCTCGGCCTGATCGCCCTCCTGTGGCGGGCGGGCTGGCGGGTGCCGTTCGTGACCGGGTGGCTCTCGCTGAAGATCGCTGTCAAGGTGGGCGTCCTCACGGTGGGCGGCCTCATCGCCTTCGAGGCGTGGCGGCGCAAGCGCCGTACCGCCGAACGCGACTGCGAGGCGCCGCCGCCCTCCTGA
- a CDS encoding gas vesicle protein K, with translation MAPDTPDAPLRPPARPAPPATGPEGPAPAAPEPDLRRVGSAMADALRLLPATPAEAAADRAAGPGHRMRTGPDTAGDDLVKLVLTLVELLRQLIERQALRRVDAGGLSEEQEEELGATLMALHDRMTELCTEHGYTLADLNIDLGPLGPLLPPSG, from the coding sequence ATGGCCCCTGACACCCCCGACGCCCCGCTCCGCCCGCCCGCGCGGCCCGCGCCGCCCGCCACCGGGCCGGAGGGGCCCGCGCCCGCCGCGCCGGAGCCCGACCTCCGGCGGGTGGGCAGCGCCATGGCGGACGCGCTCCGGCTGCTGCCCGCCACACCCGCCGAGGCGGCCGCCGACCGGGCCGCCGGCCCCGGCCACCGCATGCGCACCGGCCCCGACACTGCCGGCGACGACCTCGTGAAGCTCGTCCTGACCCTCGTCGAACTCCTGCGCCAGCTCATCGAACGCCAGGCGCTGCGCCGCGTCGACGCGGGCGGGCTCTCCGAGGAGCAGGAGGAGGAGCTGGGCGCCACCCTCATGGCCCTGCACGACCGGATGACGGAGCTGTGCACCGAGCACGGCTACACGCTTGCCGACCTCAACATCGACCTCGGCCCGCTGGGCCCCCTGCTGCCGCCCTCCGGCTGA
- the gvpJ gene encoding gas vesicle protein GvpJ has translation MLAGGVVITGDIVLSIADIDLVRISLRALISSVATAEAPRPDEDGTRHGP, from the coding sequence CTGCTCGCCGGCGGGGTCGTCATCACGGGCGACATCGTCCTGTCGATCGCCGACATCGACCTCGTCCGGATCTCCCTCCGGGCTCTCATCAGCTCCGTCGCCACCGCGGAGGCCCCCCGCCCGGACGAGGACGGCACCCGCCATGGCCCCTGA
- a CDS encoding GvpL/GvpF family gas vesicle protein, translating into MNTPSAAPSLVYAYAATPPAPALEHLLPALTGVAGSPVTLLALTDPGRGPAAAFAVSDVPRSEWDEAALKARFEDLDWLEETARAHHRVIEELAAHTTVLPLRLATLYADRASALAALRRHGQALATGLARLSGHTEYGVKLYVRPAAAPDPSGGAAPRPSAAGASASRPGAGRAYLQARRAHQHARDDHYAQARTAAERIAALAAPHAADHVRHPAQSGPLTASGAEENVLNDAYLVRDAEAEAFREAVHTAVRGLPGIRLELTGPWAPYSFAAPLPPPTAAAP; encoded by the coding sequence GTGAACACGCCCTCCGCCGCCCCGTCCCTCGTCTACGCCTACGCCGCCACCCCGCCCGCACCGGCGCTGGAGCACCTCCTGCCCGCCCTCACCGGCGTCGCCGGCAGCCCGGTCACCCTGCTCGCCCTCACCGACCCCGGCCGCGGGCCCGCCGCCGCGTTCGCCGTCAGCGACGTCCCCCGGTCCGAGTGGGACGAGGCGGCCCTCAAGGCCCGCTTCGAGGACCTGGACTGGCTGGAGGAGACCGCGCGCGCCCACCACCGCGTCATCGAGGAACTCGCCGCCCACACCACCGTCCTGCCCCTGCGCCTGGCCACCCTGTACGCGGACCGCGCCAGTGCCCTGGCCGCCCTCCGCCGCCACGGCCAGGCCCTCGCGACCGGCCTGGCACGGCTGAGCGGCCACACCGAGTACGGCGTCAAGCTGTACGTCCGCCCCGCCGCCGCACCGGACCCGTCCGGAGGCGCCGCCCCCCGGCCCTCCGCGGCCGGCGCCTCCGCGTCCCGGCCGGGCGCCGGACGGGCCTACCTCCAGGCCAGACGCGCCCATCAGCACGCCCGCGACGACCACTACGCCCAGGCTCGTACCGCCGCCGAGCGCATCGCCGCGCTCGCCGCCCCCCACGCCGCCGACCACGTGCGCCACCCCGCCCAGAGCGGACCGCTCACCGCCTCCGGGGCCGAGGAGAACGTCCTCAACGACGCCTACCTCGTCCGCGACGCCGAGGCGGAGGCCTTCCGGGAGGCCGTGCACACCGCCGTCCGCGGGCTCCCGGGGATCAGGCTGGAGCTGACGGGCCCCTGGGCCCCGTACTCCTTCGCCGCACCGCTGCCCCCGCCGACCGCCGCCGCGCCGTGA
- a CDS encoding gas vesicle protein, translating to MAGYPPSSSASLADILERVLDKGIVIAGDIRINLLDIELLTIKLRILIASVDKAKEMGIDWWEHDPALSSRGREEALAAENRRLRAELEEMRRTPLPPDRALPDTALPETNLPEAAPDEEERPARRTTKRRPPP from the coding sequence ATGGCCGGCTACCCGCCGAGTTCCTCGGCGAGCCTCGCCGACATCCTCGAACGGGTCCTGGACAAGGGCATCGTGATCGCCGGCGACATCCGCATCAACCTCCTCGACATCGAGCTGCTCACCATCAAGCTGCGCATCCTCATCGCCTCCGTCGACAAGGCCAAGGAGATGGGCATCGACTGGTGGGAGCACGACCCCGCGCTGTCCTCCCGAGGACGCGAGGAGGCCCTCGCCGCCGAGAACCGCCGCCTGCGGGCCGAGCTGGAGGAGATGCGCCGCACCCCGCTGCCGCCGGACCGGGCCCTGCCGGACACCGCCCTGCCGGAGACCAACCTGCCGGAGGCGGCCCCCGACGAGGAGGAGCGCCCCGCACGCCGCACGACGAAGCGCAGGCCCCCACCGTGA
- a CDS encoding gas vesicle protein GvpG: MGLLGKLFTAPLIPARAVVWVAQRVADKAEAEYYDPAPVWAELRLLERRLADGEIDEETFEVQERFLLDRLMEIEEFHHRNP, from the coding sequence ATGGGCCTGCTCGGAAAGCTGTTCACTGCGCCCCTGATACCCGCCCGCGCGGTGGTGTGGGTGGCACAGCGGGTGGCCGACAAGGCGGAGGCCGAGTACTACGACCCGGCGCCCGTCTGGGCCGAGCTCAGGCTGCTGGAGCGGCGGCTCGCCGACGGGGAGATCGACGAGGAGACCTTCGAGGTCCAGGAGCGGTTCCTGCTGGACCGCCTGATGGAGATCGAAGAGTTCCACCACCGCAACCCCTGA
- a CDS encoding GvpL/GvpF family gas vesicle protein, giving the protein MPVYVYAVTLGDHPCRLDGLTGVGAGAAPLRAVSAGNLKAVVSDVSEEVSPRRRDLVAHQAAQDRLLPDGTPLPLQFGYTAPDDDAVRQVLNEQADLYLGALERVRGCVEYNVKAAWDEEDVLRRILEESPSARHLNEQIRAGTDDPRPALELGQYVADQVQQRHADAAAGIIETLVPLAREHAVHAPTGEDFLNLSLLVLRGADGEGALQLAHADLVADGETGVDIRVAGPLPPYSFAA; this is encoded by the coding sequence ATGCCCGTCTACGTCTACGCCGTCACCCTGGGCGACCACCCCTGCCGCCTCGACGGGCTCACCGGGGTCGGAGCCGGCGCCGCGCCCCTGCGCGCCGTGTCGGCCGGCAACCTCAAGGCCGTGGTCAGCGACGTGAGCGAGGAGGTCAGCCCCCGCCGCCGCGACCTGGTCGCCCACCAGGCGGCCCAGGACCGCCTCCTGCCGGACGGGACGCCGCTGCCCCTGCAGTTCGGCTACACCGCCCCTGACGACGACGCCGTACGGCAGGTGCTGAACGAGCAGGCGGACCTCTACCTCGGCGCCCTGGAACGCGTCCGCGGATGCGTCGAGTACAACGTCAAGGCCGCGTGGGACGAGGAGGACGTCCTCCGCCGCATCCTGGAGGAATCGCCCTCCGCCCGCCACCTCAACGAGCAGATCCGCGCCGGCACCGACGACCCCCGGCCGGCCCTGGAGCTCGGCCAGTACGTCGCCGACCAGGTGCAGCAGCGGCACGCCGACGCGGCGGCCGGGATCATCGAGACGCTGGTACCGCTGGCCCGCGAGCACGCGGTGCACGCCCCCACCGGCGAGGACTTCCTCAACCTCTCCCTGCTGGTGCTCCGCGGCGCCGACGGGGAGGGTGCCCTCCAGCTCGCGCACGCCGACCTCGTGGCGGACGGTGAGACGGGAGTGGACATCAGGGTGGCCGGCCCGCTGCCCCCGTACAGCTTCGCGGCGTAG
- a CDS encoding CsbD family protein translates to MAAGKKAKNVGKNIKGKVKETTGKSVGNESLEAKGRAEQAAADAKQAGQKAKDTLKH, encoded by the coding sequence ATGGCCGCAGGCAAGAAGGCCAAGAACGTCGGCAAGAACATCAAGGGCAAGGTGAAGGAGACCACCGGAAAGTCCGTCGGCAACGAGAGCCTCGAAGCGAAGGGGCGGGCGGAGCAGGCGGCCGCCGATGCCAAGCAGGCCGGTCAGAAGGCCAAGGACACGCTCAAGCACTGA
- a CDS encoding class II glutamine amidotransferase has translation MCRWLAYTGTPVLLDMILYKPAHSLIDQSLHSRLGVETTNGDGFGIGWYTQEPDVHTPAIVRDVGPAWNNRTLREIAQHVRSPLCFAHIRASTGTAVQQTNCHPFRHGRWMWMHNGAITGFHGLRRELSLAVDPVLYLDMEGTTDSEAMFYLALTFGLEQDPPGAVARMVGFVEQVGRRHGIAAPMQMTVAVTDGTAVWAFRYASAGDARSLFYSTRVESLRALHPDLEYLRELSDDTRLIVSEPLGDLPGAWNEVPEHCYGVVREGRGEMHPFTPLPV, from the coding sequence ATGTGCCGATGGCTCGCCTACACGGGGACACCCGTGCTGCTCGACATGATCCTCTACAAACCGGCCCATTCACTCATCGACCAGAGCCTGCACTCGCGGCTGGGCGTCGAGACGACCAACGGGGACGGTTTCGGGATCGGCTGGTACACCCAGGAGCCCGACGTGCACACCCCGGCGATCGTCCGCGACGTCGGCCCCGCCTGGAACAACCGCACCCTCCGGGAGATCGCCCAGCACGTCCGGTCACCGCTGTGCTTCGCCCACATCCGGGCCTCGACCGGCACGGCGGTCCAGCAGACGAACTGCCACCCCTTCCGCCACGGCCGCTGGATGTGGATGCACAACGGCGCCATCACCGGCTTCCACGGGCTGCGCCGCGAGCTGTCCCTGGCCGTCGACCCCGTCCTCTACCTGGACATGGAGGGGACCACGGACTCCGAGGCGATGTTCTACCTCGCCCTGACCTTCGGCCTGGAGCAGGACCCGCCCGGGGCGGTCGCCCGCATGGTCGGCTTCGTCGAGCAGGTCGGCCGCAGGCACGGCATCGCGGCTCCCATGCAGATGACCGTCGCCGTGACCGACGGCACCGCGGTGTGGGCGTTCCGCTACGCCAGCGCGGGCGACGCCCGCTCGCTCTTCTACAGCACCCGCGTGGAGTCGCTGCGGGCGCTGCACCCCGACCTCGAGTATCTGCGGGAGCTGTCGGACGACACCCGGCTGATCGTCTCGGAACCGCTGGGGGACCTCCCCGGCGCGTGGAACGAGGTACCCGAGCACTGCTACGGGGTCGTGCGGGAAGGGCGCGGCGAGATGCACCCCTTCACCCCGCTGCCGGTGTGA
- a CDS encoding LuxR C-terminal-related transcriptional regulator: protein MTVSLMRAPVLGAKFALPDPPPGLVRRQRLTGRLDRGAQGPLTLVTGAAGSGKTAVVASWARSRASSSSVVWLSLDEQDTPQSFWAHVVEGLRRGGAAVGGHLGDGSDPGLPVRIAAALEELPAPLVLVLDGLDRVRGPDVASGLRFVVEHAGPAFRLVVLGRSEPALPLHRYRVEGRVAEIGGRELAFTRSEAARLLQAQGGRPPDERVVDLLLERTEGWAAGLRLCALAMARAEDPFAFAGSAAAARQAVSDYLLTEVLAVQPAASRDLLLRAGVLGRVHPDLAAALTGRTDCEAVLHDLVRRHAFVEPVAGTRWFRVHPLFAAVLRGRLRSRQPALETLLHRRAARWYAAHCRTAEAVEEAAAGGEWPYAAAQAVRHLAVGPLLAGAAAAPLTSVPAADTATAAAALARMPEHTPGAAAGLVAAACCLARDDAAGCRARLPRAEQELVHEPAAGPAELLTLELLRLLSAPDPAEADRAARRVAELVPLLPDEERARHPEIEPLCLYGRARALLGDGRIGAAREGLAEAVRACGDGAPALLSRCLGRLALADAAVGALSAAEEHGTAALDAADGGGVPEEDRSGAAWLALASVAVERGDLRTAAAHLDRAAGHADTLRDPVLAAEHSAVRAQLEVAGGHWHAALAVLDAPRPPGPPGAAARLAVAHAGAALAHGDHGAALTALRAVPEALPARTVLLAQAHLAAGQSAQALRLIARAEGSAEATLPDRVRLTLLRAHCALLDGDETAARDRLLHALDTARPELLRRPFAEAGPWLRHLAAGLNGHSSAYEWVTAAAPHAADGMPVEELSPREKEVLALVARMMSTEEVAAELQLSVNTVKTHMRGIFRKLGVSRRRDAVERARDLHVI from the coding sequence ATGACCGTCTCTCTCATGCGCGCCCCTGTGCTGGGTGCGAAGTTCGCCCTGCCCGATCCGCCGCCCGGCCTGGTGCGCCGGCAGCGGCTGACGGGGCGGCTCGACCGCGGTGCGCAGGGCCCCCTGACGCTGGTGACGGGCGCCGCCGGCAGTGGCAAGACCGCGGTGGTCGCCTCCTGGGCGCGGTCGCGGGCGTCCTCCTCCTCCGTGGTGTGGCTGTCGCTGGACGAGCAGGACACCCCGCAGAGCTTCTGGGCGCACGTGGTGGAAGGGCTCCGCCGCGGCGGGGCGGCGGTCGGCGGCCACCTCGGCGACGGCTCGGATCCGGGCCTGCCGGTGCGGATCGCCGCCGCGCTGGAGGAGCTGCCGGCGCCGCTGGTCCTCGTACTCGACGGCCTCGACCGGGTCCGCGGCCCGGATGTCGCCTCCGGCCTCCGCTTCGTCGTGGAACACGCCGGCCCCGCCTTCCGGCTCGTCGTCCTCGGCCGGTCCGAGCCCGCCCTGCCGCTCCACCGCTACCGGGTGGAGGGCCGGGTCGCGGAGATCGGCGGGCGGGAGCTCGCCTTCACCCGCTCCGAGGCCGCCCGCCTCCTCCAGGCGCAGGGCGGCCGCCCGCCCGACGAGCGCGTGGTCGACCTGCTGCTCGAACGGACCGAGGGGTGGGCGGCCGGGCTGCGGCTGTGCGCCCTCGCCATGGCGCGGGCCGAGGACCCCTTCGCCTTCGCCGGCTCGGCGGCCGCCGCCCGGCAGGCCGTCTCCGACTACCTGCTGACGGAGGTGCTCGCCGTCCAGCCCGCCGCCTCCCGCGATCTGCTGCTGCGCGCCGGGGTCCTGGGGCGGGTCCACCCCGATCTCGCCGCCGCGCTGACGGGGCGCACCGACTGCGAGGCCGTCCTGCACGACCTGGTGCGCCGCCATGCCTTCGTCGAACCCGTGGCCGGAACGCGCTGGTTCCGGGTCCACCCCCTGTTCGCGGCGGTGCTGCGCGGGCGCCTCCGCAGCCGGCAGCCCGCCCTGGAGACCCTGCTGCACCGGCGGGCCGCCCGCTGGTACGCGGCGCACTGCCGGACCGCCGAGGCGGTGGAGGAGGCGGCCGCGGGCGGCGAATGGCCCTACGCGGCGGCGCAGGCCGTCCGGCACCTCGCGGTGGGCCCGCTTCTCGCCGGGGCGGCCGCCGCGCCGCTCACCTCCGTGCCCGCCGCGGACACCGCGACCGCCGCCGCGGCCCTCGCCCGGATGCCCGAGCACACCCCCGGCGCCGCCGCGGGCCTCGTCGCCGCGGCCTGCTGCCTGGCCCGCGACGACGCGGCCGGCTGCCGGGCCCGCCTTCCCCGGGCCGAACAGGAGCTCGTACACGAGCCGGCCGCGGGACCGGCCGAGCTGCTCACCCTGGAGCTGCTGCGGCTGCTGTCCGCCCCGGACCCGGCCGAGGCCGACCGGGCCGCACGGCGCGTCGCGGAGCTCGTGCCGCTGCTGCCGGACGAGGAGCGGGCGCGGCACCCCGAGATCGAGCCGCTGTGCCTGTACGGGCGCGCCCGCGCCCTGCTGGGCGACGGCAGGATCGGGGCGGCGCGGGAAGGCCTCGCCGAGGCGGTACGGGCGTGTGGCGACGGGGCGCCGGCCCTGCTGTCCCGCTGCCTGGGCCGGCTCGCTCTCGCCGACGCCGCGGTGGGCGCCCTGTCGGCCGCGGAGGAGCACGGCACGGCCGCCCTGGACGCGGCGGACGGGGGCGGCGTACCCGAGGAGGACCGCTCCGGGGCCGCCTGGCTGGCTCTGGCCTCCGTGGCGGTCGAGCGCGGCGACCTGCGGACGGCGGCCGCCCACCTGGACCGCGCCGCAGGCCATGCCGACACCCTGCGGGACCCCGTCCTGGCCGCGGAGCACTCCGCTGTGCGGGCACAGCTGGAGGTCGCCGGCGGCCACTGGCACGCGGCACTCGCCGTACTGGACGCACCGCGGCCGCCCGGCCCGCCGGGGGCGGCAGCCCGGCTCGCCGTCGCCCACGCGGGCGCCGCCCTGGCCCACGGCGACCACGGCGCGGCGCTCACCGCGCTGCGGGCCGTCCCCGAGGCGCTTCCCGCGCGTACGGTGCTCCTCGCGCAGGCGCACCTGGCCGCCGGGCAGTCCGCGCAGGCCCTGCGGCTGATCGCCCGGGCCGAGGGCTCGGCGGAGGCCACGCTCCCGGACCGGGTGCGGCTCACCCTGCTCCGCGCCCACTGCGCCCTGCTGGACGGGGACGAGACGGCGGCCCGCGACCGGCTCCTGCACGCCCTGGACACCGCCCGGCCGGAGCTGCTCCGGCGGCCCTTCGCGGAGGCCGGCCCCTGGCTGCGGCATCTCGCAGCCGGCCTCAACGGGCACAGCAGCGCCTACGAGTGGGTCACGGCCGCGGCCCCGCACGCCGCGGACGGCATGCCGGTCGAGGAGCTCAGCCCGCGCGAGAAGGAGGTGCTGGCCCTGGTGGCGCGGATGATGTCGACCGAGGAGGTCGCCGCCGAACTGCAGCTGTCCGTGAACACCGTCAAGACCCACATGCGCGGCATCTTCCGCAAGCTGGGCGTCTCGCGGCGCCGCGACGCCGTGGAGCGCGCCCGCGACCTGCACGTCATCTGA